From Deltaproteobacteria bacterium, one genomic window encodes:
- a CDS encoding OmpA family protein, which yields MKRSRTLLASLSIGLLAVASSVRAAEGPYIGVDIGYAKPTNDAFLAHAEEGVAGNPFAGYMFNKYLGVQAQLLATTLEPDNDSRPNIAHRLDNQNQMTTVLGGAVGPRLSLPLGDLFEFYATAQGGYFAGVSGSLTHSAPGFSVGGGLDYNLTPQVAVGVSGRWNRAYMSPKPDQLIGQQPDQQGPSDAQWLTGGISMKYSFNAPPPAPKPAPVVAEAPAPPPPAPMKKKIVLRGVHFDTAKWNIRADAKPILDEAISTLKENGDVNVSVEGHTDSRGGDAYNQHLSEQRANSVAEYLEKGGVPKSRLVKIVGFGEANPVATNKTADGMQQNRRVELNTQ from the coding sequence ATGAAACGTTCACGAACGCTTCTTGCGTCGCTGTCGATAGGCCTATTGGCCGTCGCGTCGTCCGTACGTGCCGCCGAGGGCCCGTATATCGGCGTCGACATTGGCTATGCAAAACCGACGAACGATGCCTTCCTCGCGCACGCAGAGGAAGGCGTCGCCGGCAATCCGTTCGCCGGATATATGTTCAACAAGTACCTCGGCGTGCAAGCGCAGCTTCTCGCCACCACGTTGGAGCCTGACAACGATAGTCGCCCCAACATCGCTCACCGACTCGACAACCAGAACCAAATGACCACGGTGCTCGGCGGCGCGGTCGGTCCGCGCTTGTCACTGCCGCTCGGCGACCTTTTCGAGTTCTACGCGACGGCGCAAGGTGGATACTTTGCCGGCGTCAGCGGCAGCCTTACACACTCAGCGCCCGGCTTCTCGGTCGGCGGCGGCCTCGACTACAACCTCACGCCGCAAGTCGCAGTCGGCGTGTCGGGGCGATGGAACCGTGCCTACATGTCGCCGAAGCCGGACCAACTGATCGGTCAACAACCCGACCAACAGGGTCCATCGGACGCGCAGTGGCTGACCGGTGGCATCTCGATGAAGTACTCCTTCAATGCGCCACCGCCGGCACCGAAGCCTGCCCCCGTCGTGGCGGAAGCACCAGCCCCGCCACCGCCCGCGCCGATGAAGAAGAAGATCGTGCTCCGCGGCGTCCACTTCGACACCGCCAAGTGGAATATCCGAGCTGATGCGAAGCCGATTCTCGACGAGGCGATCTCGACGCTCAAGGAGAACGGTGACGTGAACGTGTCGGTCGAAGGTCACACCGACAGCCGCGGCGGCGACGCGTACAACCAACACCTCTCCGAGCAGCGCGCGAACTCGGTGGCCGAGTACCTGGAGAAGGGTGGCGTTCCGAAGAGCCGCTTAGTCAAGATCGTCGGCTTCGGCGAGGCAAACCCGGTGGCGACCAACAAGACGGCCGACGGGATGCAGCAGAACCGTCGCGTCGAACTCAACACCCAGTAA
- a CDS encoding DUF748 domain-containing protein → MSPSLLLPHLYRWRRWLTVLAVVFIIRIALPAIVRRVAMSQASQALHAQVEIGDVDLALLRGGIALKDVTVRAALPNGSPEDVPNTAPPLIAWKRFAIEVRWLPLFRKTIQLREVVLESPRVALDRLADGGINLLALVPASSTPAPTPENTPESATPTAAPAAAASGWGFGLDRFVLRDGGVRFRDLKIKDSEPIDSSIDAVEVTGIAVSPGFYGEPAHLHLALALEQGSLTIDAHLTLSEAGVKFDTEVEAKNLPIQRARLYIPNVGWNALQGALDATLAYRFDTGTQNELRGAVTLRDVSVRVPNFDEPALAWQTLTVKVDPVDLSNHRVVVGAVDLVGLELPVRAQGSDSLPLLAGGPHAAPSNTAAPPPPPPADAPEAPWHWTVTALHLSDSHVHVLGAAAPLDVGVGVSASDLADDAERPAQVQLALSVGTGSLNVDGAARIAPLGFAGTVRITDLSLPELIATTGALPPDQLQSARLAADVTVEAGIAAANGSPLAARDLRVRGKLSLADLGATTPDPQRVTVGIHSIDLAITEVLAAALLPAASTDDANTIAGPLHAGGQLTVSDVKIASVGSQAFTLTLHSLELALAELVAPIAQPADLRTRGRLTLSDLRLVGADPKTFNVATRSLDLPITELIVPATEQNVPARPLRVALGDLRLTDPTVQLTRVPEGLVLPKFSGDAAAPATPPTPPESATPPRPFEVTLASFRLANGRIAVDDRAVKPFFNGGLAPLNISARDLRWPDPTVSDLRIDATSATEGKLSIFGALARDGAGWIEVNADHLLLLPFNPYAAHYSSYSIGDGAVSLTSKVSVGNGRYDADNWLTLHGLDVQGASGDSLFQQQFGIPLSFALALMRDPQGDIALGIPVTADAEGMQVGLGTVVRSALQSAIVGALTSPLKLVGGVFSDGKVATSAPPTIAFRPGRSALASEGEEQLTRLAGFVAGRPAIGVTLETAVTTADVRWLREQALRAEWGKQGLLSKLRGLPQRGTREIIQHALDARANDEPGELSPDDAATLDSWLAERPAIAPEELRALANGRLAYVEQALRELHGIDAQRITRHEPAADILDATPSVTVQIGTAGS, encoded by the coding sequence ATGTCTCCCTCGTTGCTGCTCCCCCACCTGTACCGCTGGCGCCGCTGGCTGACTGTGCTCGCCGTGGTGTTCATCATCCGCATCGCGTTGCCCGCGATCGTTCGCCGGGTCGCGATGTCGCAAGCCTCGCAGGCGTTGCACGCGCAGGTGGAAATTGGGGATGTCGATCTCGCGCTGCTGCGTGGTGGCATCGCCCTGAAGGATGTGACCGTGCGGGCGGCGCTACCTAACGGCTCGCCGGAGGATGTGCCCAACACCGCGCCGCCGCTCATCGCCTGGAAGCGATTCGCCATCGAAGTACGGTGGCTGCCGCTGTTCCGCAAGACGATCCAACTGCGCGAGGTCGTGTTGGAGTCGCCCCGCGTTGCGCTCGATCGGCTGGCCGACGGCGGGATCAATTTGCTCGCACTTGTACCAGCGAGTAGCACTCCAGCCCCGACACCGGAGAACACCCCAGAGAGTGCCACGCCCACCGCGGCACCCGCCGCAGCGGCGTCTGGCTGGGGCTTCGGACTCGACCGCTTTGTCCTGCGCGATGGTGGGGTGCGCTTTCGCGACTTGAAAATCAAGGACAGCGAACCGATCGATAGCTCCATCGACGCTGTTGAAGTCACCGGCATAGCCGTTAGCCCCGGCTTCTACGGCGAGCCGGCGCATCTGCACCTAGCGCTCGCGCTCGAGCAGGGATCGCTCACCATCGACGCGCATCTGACGTTGAGTGAAGCGGGGGTCAAGTTTGACACCGAGGTGGAAGCCAAGAACCTGCCGATCCAACGCGCCCGGTTGTACATCCCGAACGTCGGCTGGAACGCGCTGCAAGGCGCGCTCGACGCAACGCTGGCCTACCGATTCGACACTGGGACACAGAACGAATTGCGCGGCGCGGTGACGTTGCGTGACGTCAGCGTGCGCGTCCCGAACTTCGACGAACCGGCGCTCGCCTGGCAAACCCTGACGGTGAAGGTCGACCCCGTCGATCTGAGCAATCATCGCGTCGTTGTCGGAGCGGTCGATCTCGTTGGCCTGGAGCTTCCTGTTCGCGCGCAGGGCAGCGACTCGTTGCCATTGCTGGCGGGCGGGCCCCACGCAGCTCCATCGAACACAGCCGCACCGCCGCCACCCCCACCCGCCGACGCTCCGGAAGCTCCGTGGCACTGGACCGTAACAGCCCTGCACCTGTCCGACTCGCACGTGCACGTGCTCGGTGCGGCCGCGCCGCTCGATGTTGGTGTCGGGGTTTCGGCCAGCGACCTCGCAGACGACGCCGAACGCCCCGCGCAAGTTCAGCTAGCGCTCAGTGTGGGCACGGGCTCGCTGAACGTCGATGGAGCCGCGCGGATTGCGCCGCTGGGATTTGCGGGCACGGTCCGCATCACCGATCTCTCGCTGCCCGAGTTGATCGCGACGACAGGCGCGCTGCCCCCCGATCAGTTGCAGTCCGCTCGGCTCGCCGCGGACGTGACCGTCGAAGCCGGTATAGCGGCGGCAAACGGAAGTCCGCTTGCGGCACGTGATCTGCGAGTACGGGGCAAGCTCTCCCTGGCCGACCTCGGCGCGACTACTCCGGATCCGCAGCGCGTGACCGTTGGAATCCACTCGATCGACCTGGCGATCACGGAGGTGCTCGCCGCTGCGCTGCTGCCAGCCGCCTCGACTGACGATGCCAACACGATCGCTGGTCCGCTGCACGCGGGTGGCCAGCTGACGGTCAGCGACGTAAAGATCGCCAGTGTCGGCTCGCAGGCCTTCACGCTGACTCTGCACTCGCTCGAACTTGCGCTCGCAGAGTTGGTGGCGCCGATCGCGCAGCCTGCCGATCTGCGCACTCGCGGGCGCCTCACGCTCAGCGATCTGCGGCTGGTTGGCGCCGATCCGAAGACTTTCAACGTGGCGACTCGGTCGCTCGATCTGCCGATCACCGAACTCATCGTGCCTGCCACCGAGCAGAATGTGCCGGCGCGTCCGTTACGGGTCGCACTCGGCGACCTTCGCCTCACCGATCCCACCGTCCAACTGACCCGAGTGCCCGAGGGTCTCGTGCTGCCGAAATTCTCGGGTGATGCCGCGGCGCCGGCGACACCGCCCACACCGCCGGAGTCCGCCACACCGCCGCGACCCTTCGAAGTAACGCTCGCTTCGTTCAGGCTGGCGAACGGGCGAATCGCGGTGGACGATCGCGCGGTGAAGCCATTTTTCAACGGCGGCCTCGCCCCCCTCAACATTTCGGCGCGCGATCTGCGCTGGCCCGATCCGACCGTGAGTGATTTGCGAATCGACGCCACCAGCGCCACGGAAGGCAAGCTCAGCATCTTCGGTGCGCTCGCGCGCGACGGTGCGGGCTGGATCGAGGTGAATGCCGACCACCTCTTGCTGCTGCCATTCAATCCGTATGCAGCGCACTATTCGAGCTATAGCATCGGGGATGGTGCGGTCTCCTTGACGTCCAAGGTCAGCGTTGGCAACGGACGCTACGATGCGGACAACTGGCTGACTCTCCACGGCCTTGATGTGCAGGGGGCGAGCGGTGACTCGCTGTTCCAGCAGCAATTCGGCATTCCACTGTCGTTCGCGCTTGCATTGATGCGCGATCCGCAGGGGGACATCGCGCTGGGCATTCCGGTCACCGCCGACGCAGAGGGCATGCAGGTCGGTCTCGGCACTGTCGTGCGCAGTGCGCTGCAGAGCGCCATCGTCGGTGCGCTCACCTCGCCGCTCAAACTCGTCGGCGGTGTGTTCAGCGACGGCAAGGTCGCCACCAGCGCGCCGCCCACGATCGCCTTTCGCCCTGGGCGCAGCGCACTCGCCAGCGAAGGCGAGGAGCAGCTCACGCGTTTGGCGGGCTTCGTCGCCGGCCGGCCCGCCATCGGCGTCACCCTCGAAACCGCCGTCACCACCGCCGACGTGCGTTGGCTGCGCGAGCAAGCGCTGCGCGCCGAGTGGGGCAAGCAGGGCTTGCTGAGCAAGCTGCGCGGGCTGCCGCAGCGCGGCACTCGTGAGATCATCCAACACGCCCTCGATGCGCGGGCGAATGACGAGCCCGGCGAGTTGTCGCCGGACGACGCCGCCACGCTCGATAGCTGGTTAGCTGAGCGCCCCGCGATCGCCCCTGAGGAATTGCGCGCGTTGGCGAACGGACGCCTTGCGTACGTCGAACAGGCGCTGCGCGAATTGCACGGCATCGACGCTCAGCGCATTACCCGTCACGAACCCGCGGCAGACATCCTCGATGCCACGCCCTCAGTGACAGTCCAAATCGGCACCGCCGGTTCCTGA
- a CDS encoding alpha/beta hydrolase, with product MTALTHRFVETNGIRMHIAEQGAGPLVVLCHGFPECWYSWRHQLSALAAAGFHAVAADQRGFGQTDCPEPIAAYEMFQLCGDIVGLVQALGETRAIIVGHDFGSPVAYRCALLRPDLFHAVALLSVPFLQRSWQDIQPTKLMRLLAGEQIFYQEYFQTPGIADAELNADPRKTLLMMLYSLSGDPPPEQRARPFLTRSEGFLDTLSLPDSLPPWVSEADLDVLAHEFERTGFRGGLNWYRNIDRGWECTSFLAGATLPQPTLFIGGESDAVVAIFGAAIAAMETTAPRLYRKVLLPGAGHWIHQERPAEVNALLLEFLASLR from the coding sequence ATGACTGCACTGACCCATCGTTTCGTTGAGACCAACGGCATCCGCATGCACATCGCCGAGCAGGGCGCGGGGCCATTGGTCGTTCTCTGTCATGGATTCCCCGAGTGCTGGTATTCGTGGCGGCATCAGTTGTCGGCACTGGCCGCCGCCGGATTCCATGCGGTGGCGGCGGATCAACGAGGCTTCGGACAAACCGATTGTCCCGAACCGATCGCCGCGTACGAGATGTTCCAACTGTGCGGCGACATCGTCGGCCTGGTGCAGGCGTTGGGGGAAACGCGCGCGATCATCGTCGGACATGACTTCGGCTCGCCGGTCGCGTATCGCTGCGCCTTGTTGCGGCCGGACCTGTTCCACGCCGTCGCGCTGCTCAGCGTGCCGTTTCTCCAGCGCTCGTGGCAAGACATACAACCCACCAAGTTGATGCGACTGCTCGCCGGCGAGCAGATCTTCTATCAGGAATACTTTCAGACCCCCGGCATCGCCGACGCCGAACTCAACGCCGACCCGCGCAAGACGCTGTTGATGATGTTGTACTCGCTCTCCGGTGACCCGCCACCGGAGCAACGCGCGCGCCCGTTCCTCACTCGGTCGGAGGGCTTTCTCGATACCCTCTCGCTACCCGACAGCTTGCCGCCGTGGGTGAGCGAAGCGGATCTCGACGTCCTCGCGCACGAGTTCGAGCGCACCGGCTTCCGCGGCGGACTCAACTGGTATCGCAACATCGATCGCGGGTGGGAATGCACGTCATTCCTGGCTGGCGCCACGTTGCCACAGCCGACGCTGTTCATCGGCGGTGAGAGCGACGCGGTGGTCGCGATCTTCGGCGCCGCCATCGCTGCGATGGAGACAACCGCGCCGCGGCTGTACCGGAAAGTTCTGCTGCCCGGTGCCGGTCACTGGATTCACCAAGAGCGTCCCGCCGAAGTCAACGCGCTGCTACTCGAGTTCCTGGCGAGTCTGCGTTGA
- a CDS encoding beta-lactamase family protein: MAAAVAQFHLPGIAVGVVAGETLVYSEGFGFADIEHQQPMRPDHGQCIGSVTKTMVGLCTMALVDEGRLSLDSRVAELLTDVVFHGPAESMAIRHLLTHTSGIGEAPSLAALADSVDPHRQASARAHDFAATYADGIVVEAAPGTRWAYANHGFALLGEILMRMEKASLHEILRRRIFAPLGMRDTQCHERSHPRLATGYHRPLPPEMADLFQRVGRTPPHEETADGHNIRGEYHWEPESPMMAAGAVQSTIPDMARYAAVLLNNGAGIVRPAAFAAMVAPQWCPDARLNSAGLAFARSARPRAFGHGGKTFGGWNTDLLVVAERGLAIIIHMNVFLYDSDRVFTPIVRAVLNEPQAAPPNQPLDADLRASASGVYEAPPGKLTSFRVSSSIGRIQISADSQGLVLHSRRGTWKDGARLRPADPTDVAFMLIDKPGDEPAYLLLTRDQRGRVNGLRCDNLVHMVRTDSVEPWV; the protein is encoded by the coding sequence GTGGCTGCCGCCGTCGCCCAGTTCCATCTGCCTGGCATCGCGGTCGGTGTGGTTGCGGGGGAGACGCTCGTGTACAGTGAGGGTTTCGGCTTTGCCGACATCGAGCACCAGCAACCCATGCGGCCCGATCACGGTCAGTGCATCGGTTCGGTGACCAAGACGATGGTCGGCCTGTGCACGATGGCGCTGGTCGATGAAGGGCGCTTGTCGCTCGATAGCCGTGTTGCCGAGTTGCTTACGGACGTCGTCTTCCACGGCCCGGCGGAATCGATGGCGATTCGCCATTTGCTCACTCACACCTCGGGCATCGGCGAAGCGCCGAGCCTCGCGGCGTTGGCCGATTCCGTGGATCCGCACCGCCAGGCTTCGGCGCGCGCGCACGACTTTGCCGCGACCTATGCGGATGGCATCGTGGTGGAGGCCGCGCCGGGAACGAGATGGGCCTACGCGAATCACGGCTTCGCGCTGCTGGGTGAGATTCTCATGCGCATGGAAAAGGCATCGTTGCACGAAATCCTGAGACGGCGCATCTTCGCGCCGCTCGGTATGCGCGACACTCAATGCCACGAACGATCTCATCCACGACTCGCGACCGGCTATCATCGGCCGCTGCCGCCCGAGATGGCCGATTTGTTCCAGCGCGTCGGCCGCACTCCGCCGCACGAAGAGACAGCCGATGGCCACAACATCCGTGGCGAGTACCACTGGGAGCCGGAGAGCCCGATGATGGCAGCCGGCGCCGTGCAGTCGACGATTCCCGACATGGCGCGCTATGCCGCGGTGCTGTTGAACAATGGCGCCGGTATCGTACGCCCTGCCGCGTTCGCCGCGATGGTGGCGCCGCAGTGGTGCCCCGACGCGCGGCTGAACAGCGCCGGGCTTGCGTTTGCGCGTTCCGCGCGACCACGGGCATTCGGTCACGGCGGCAAGACCTTTGGCGGGTGGAATACCGACCTGCTGGTCGTCGCCGAACGCGGCCTGGCCATCATCATTCACATGAACGTTTTTCTGTACGACTCCGATCGGGTCTTCACACCGATCGTTCGTGCGGTGCTGAACGAACCGCAGGCAGCGCCACCGAATCAGCCGCTCGATGCGGATCTGCGGGCGAGTGCGTCGGGTGTGTATGAGGCGCCGCCGGGCAAGCTGACGAGCTTCCGCGTCAGTTCGAGCATTGGTCGCATCCAAATCTCCGCCGACAGCCAGGGTCTGGTGCTGCACTCGCGGCGGGGCACATGGAAGGACGGGGCCCGCCTCCGTCCGGCCGATCCCACCGATGTGGCCTTCATGCTGATCGACAAGCCCGGCGACGAGCCCGCGTACTTGCTGCTGACGCGCGACCAACGCGGACGCGTCAACGGCCTGCGCTGCGACAACTTGGTGCACATGGTGCGGACCGACTCTGTCGAACCGTGGGTGTGA
- a CDS encoding alpha/beta hydrolase, with amino-acid sequence MPFAATGDIDLYYEVHGPPPGAAPAIVFAHGMGGNHLSWWQQVPNFRDRFTCITFDHRGFGQSIEKPGGSSGAAFVDDLRALLDHLGLARVHLVAQSMGGWTCLGFTIRHPERVDRLVLCDTPGGLLTPEIGAAWSSKETNAVTLPEGVHPAAGARMYREQPALHFLYQQISELNPARTLAEMGEIIRAAGTVTPGTVAALAHPVLFVIGEEDIVIPPRALELAAGHFTNARIESVPQAGHSVYFERPQRFNEIVDNFLSARGQR; translated from the coding sequence ATGCCGTTCGCCGCGACCGGTGATATCGATCTCTACTACGAAGTGCACGGCCCGCCGCCGGGCGCGGCGCCGGCGATCGTGTTCGCGCACGGGATGGGCGGCAACCATCTCTCGTGGTGGCAGCAAGTGCCGAACTTCCGCGATCGCTTCACATGCATCACCTTCGACCATCGCGGATTCGGACAATCGATCGAGAAGCCCGGCGGCAGCAGTGGCGCCGCGTTCGTCGACGATTTGCGCGCCCTGCTCGATCACCTCGGACTGGCGCGCGTCCATCTCGTCGCGCAGTCGATGGGCGGGTGGACGTGTCTGGGATTCACGATTCGACATCCGGAGCGAGTTGACCGCCTGGTGTTGTGCGACACCCCGGGCGGTCTTCTCACCCCCGAGATCGGCGCGGCCTGGAGCAGCAAGGAAACCAACGCCGTAACGCTTCCCGAAGGCGTGCATCCCGCCGCGGGCGCCCGCATGTATCGCGAGCAACCGGCACTGCACTTTCTCTACCAGCAGATCAGCGAGCTCAACCCGGCGCGCACGCTGGCCGAAATGGGCGAGATCATCCGCGCCGCCGGCACCGTGACACCCGGCACCGTCGCAGCGCTCGCGCACCCCGTCCTGTTCGTCATCGGCGAAGAGGACATCGTCATCCCGCCGCGCGCGCTCGAACTGGCGGCAGGACACTTCACGAACGCGCGCATCGAGTCGGTACCGCAAGCGGGACACTCGGTGTACTTCGAGCGCCCGCAACGCTTCAACGAGATCGTCGACAACTTCCTGTCGGCGCGAGGTCAGCGGTGA
- a CDS encoding aldo/keto reductase → MDYHRLGHTGLKVSRLCLGTMMFGRWGNTDHDDCARIVHRALDEGINFIDTANRYCWGESEEIVGKALRGRRDAVVLATKVFMPGMGGILDRGTSRRHIMLQVEESLRRLGTDWIDLYQLHRNDRDTPIEETLSALTDLIRQGKLRYIGVSTGHAADPADIQFSAWRMVESLWLSERHSFERFISTQPPYSIFSREVERDIFPVCEKFGFGAIVWSPLEGGWLAGRYRKGQPPPPDSRATNETEFGMFVRDNFDLTNARGQRRLEVIEELVGMAKQVDASLAAYATAWTLRHPAVTAAIIGPRLMRHLDDGLAALNVRIPDEHCARIDALVEPGTRT, encoded by the coding sequence ATGGACTATCATCGACTCGGTCACACTGGACTCAAGGTCTCGCGGCTCTGCCTGGGCACGATGATGTTCGGGCGCTGGGGTAATACGGATCACGACGACTGCGCGCGCATCGTCCATCGCGCGCTCGATGAAGGCATCAATTTCATCGACACGGCGAACCGCTACTGCTGGGGTGAGTCGGAGGAGATTGTCGGCAAAGCGCTGCGCGGACGACGCGATGCGGTCGTGCTCGCCACCAAGGTGTTCATGCCCGGCATGGGCGGCATCCTCGATCGCGGCACCTCGCGCCGGCACATCATGCTGCAAGTCGAGGAGAGTTTGCGACGGCTCGGCACCGACTGGATCGATCTCTACCAACTCCATCGCAACGATCGCGACACGCCGATCGAAGAAACGCTGAGCGCGCTCACCGATCTGATCCGCCAGGGCAAGCTCCGTTACATCGGCGTCTCGACCGGGCACGCCGCCGATCCCGCCGACATCCAGTTCAGCGCCTGGCGTATGGTCGAGTCGCTGTGGCTGAGCGAACGGCACAGCTTCGAGCGCTTCATCTCGACGCAGCCGCCGTACTCGATCTTCTCGCGCGAAGTGGAGCGCGACATTTTCCCGGTGTGCGAAAAGTTCGGTTTCGGCGCGATCGTGTGGAGCCCGCTCGAAGGGGGATGGCTGGCAGGCCGCTACCGCAAGGGACAGCCGCCACCGCCGGATTCGCGCGCGACGAATGAGACCGAGTTCGGCATGTTCGTGCGCGACAACTTCGATCTCACCAACGCGCGCGGCCAGCGCCGGCTCGAAGTAATCGAGGAACTGGTCGGCATGGCGAAGCAAGTCGACGCGTCGCTGGCGGCGTACGCGACAGCGTGGACCTTGCGCCACCCAGCGGTGACCGCGGCGATCATCGGCCCGCGGCTCATGCGCCATCTCGACGACGGACTCGCCGCACTCAACGTGCGCATTCCCGACGAACACTGCGCGCGCATCGACGCGCTGGTCGAGCCAGGCACTCGGACGTAG
- a CDS encoding phytanoyl-CoA dioxygenase family protein — protein MALPAGFAAIDFNRFHDEALPALLTAGRAEFAARAAAGLSSIALRVPAGTAYTYRVGENGIDVTRGDDGADTVIEMDLDAWQGLVHELEAPAGLLYAGRVRCVRGNAVDLMAWESALRALYNGRPPYDPTTQALHDRSGRVLDPQATFSPASDRDEMAHFLRTAGYLFVRDVFRAEELETFLDEARQLQREARQGDKLSWWGKTPAGNEVLCRVTRGVAKPQLATLPTDPRLLNLKDLADESFVYRKGEGQGVTVIFKNPDVTEGLGDLPWHRDCGMGGHAVVCPTLVISVYLTDATPQTGELAMLPGSHQAAFNAHDPRRDITAYAAHFRARPGDVSLHFSDTVHSAPPPRADQRDGYRISAIVSFARPDARHHRGESSYNDVLHQRADGQIEHLETVAKRM, from the coding sequence ATGGCACTGCCTGCAGGTTTTGCTGCGATCGACTTCAACCGCTTCCACGACGAAGCGCTCCCGGCGCTCCTCACCGCGGGGCGCGCGGAATTTGCGGCGCGTGCCGCCGCCGGTCTCAGCAGCATCGCGCTGCGAGTACCGGCCGGAACCGCGTATACCTATCGGGTTGGAGAGAACGGCATCGACGTCACTCGCGGAGATGACGGCGCGGATACGGTGATCGAGATGGATCTCGACGCGTGGCAGGGATTGGTTCACGAGTTGGAAGCGCCCGCCGGACTGCTGTATGCAGGCCGGGTCCGCTGCGTGCGTGGCAACGCGGTCGACCTGATGGCGTGGGAGTCGGCATTGCGCGCTCTCTACAATGGTCGTCCGCCGTATGATCCGACCACGCAAGCGCTGCACGATCGCAGCGGACGCGTCCTCGATCCGCAGGCGACGTTCTCTCCCGCGTCGGACCGTGATGAGATGGCGCACTTCCTCCGCACCGCGGGTTATCTGTTCGTGCGCGACGTATTTCGCGCTGAAGAACTGGAGACATTTCTCGACGAAGCCCGCCAGTTGCAACGCGAGGCACGTCAGGGCGACAAGCTGTCGTGGTGGGGAAAGACCCCCGCAGGTAACGAGGTCTTGTGTCGGGTCACTCGCGGGGTTGCCAAGCCTCAGCTAGCAACACTGCCGACAGACCCGCGCTTGTTGAACCTCAAAGACCTTGCCGACGAATCATTCGTCTACCGCAAGGGCGAAGGCCAGGGCGTCACCGTGATCTTCAAGAACCCTGACGTGACTGAGGGCCTTGGCGATCTGCCGTGGCACCGCGATTGTGGGATGGGCGGTCACGCGGTCGTGTGCCCGACTTTGGTGATCTCTGTGTATCTCACCGACGCAACGCCGCAGACCGGCGAGTTGGCGATGCTGCCGGGGTCGCACCAGGCGGCGTTCAACGCCCACGACCCGCGCCGCGACATCACAGCGTACGCCGCGCACTTCCGCGCTCGGCCCGGCGACGTCTCGCTGCACTTCAGCGATACCGTTCACTCGGCGCCGCCGCCAAGGGCAGACCAACGCGACGGCTACCGCATCAGCGCCATAGTCTCCTTCGCCCGACCCGATGCCCGCCATCACCGCGGCGAGAGCAGCTACAACGACGTTCTCCATCAGCGCGCCGACGGCCAGATCGAGCACCTGGAGACGGTGGCGAAGCGGATGTAG